Proteins encoded by one window of Mustela erminea isolate mMusErm1 chromosome 7, mMusErm1.Pri, whole genome shotgun sequence:
- the C7H20orf141 gene encoding LOW QUALITY PROTEIN: uncharacterized protein C20orf141 homolog (The sequence of the model RefSeq protein was modified relative to this genomic sequence to represent the inferred CDS: inserted 1 base in 1 codon), translated as MTQLGLPRPKALAYPIPVLPRGLRTGEGSYSPVGPCMSPWXPSTAQLWDSVLGWGALGLTIRAVSSPAGPALLLLLLLVSFLAFDLLHWPTGRPQPQLTLLPGGQIQGAGEGPGEQAAVLPPPATVTGRLSPQEALLLLLLGLGLLLGVRGMPWALLGLAFCLHPWA; from the exons ATGACCCAGCTCGGCTTACCCAGGCCCAAAGCCCTTGCTTATCCTATCCCAGTCCTTCCCAGAGGCCTGCGTACTGGCGAAGGGTCCTATAGTCCAGTGGGTCCATGTATGTCCCCCT GGCCTAGCACGGCCCAGCTCTGGGACAGCGTCCTagggtggggggcactggggCTGACGATTCGTGCAGTCTCTTCCCCAGCTGGCCCAgccttgctgctgctgctgctcctggtcAGCTTCCTGGCCTTTGACCTGCTCCACTG GCCCACAGGCCGCCCGCAGCCACAGCTCACACTTCTCCCGGGAGGCCAGATTCAGGGGGCCGGCGAGGGTCCAGGAGAGCAGGCGGCTGTACTCCCACCTCCAGCGACAGTCACAGGACGACTCAGCCCCCAAGAGGctctgctcctgcttctcctgggcctggggctgctcCTGGGAGTCCGCGGCATGCCCTGGGCCCTGCTTGGCCTGGCTTTCTGCCTCCATCCTTGGGCCTGA
- the TMEM239 gene encoding transmembrane protein 239, whose protein sequence is MTQQPQVETDAIGAGEGPPRAVPWSAWVTRQDWVRWCLCYVPRSWVQWWATSGWRQPLQRVLWGLEGFLYLLLSLMLCHALFTTGSYLLSSLWPVMAAVWRHLLPAVLLLVLSALPTLLFSASFLLLFSTLLSLMGLLTSMSHPDYTQDLDQ, encoded by the coding sequence ATGACGCAGCAGCCGCAAGTGGAGACAGATGCCATCGGGGCCGGTGAGGGGCCACCTCGGGCTGTGCCCTGGTCGGCCTGGGTCACGCGGCAGGACTGGGTGCGCTGGTGCCTGTGCTACGTGCCTCGGAGCTGGGTCCAGTGGTGGGCCACGTCGGGCTGGCGGCAGCCACTCCAGCGTGTGCTGTGGGGGCTGGAGGGCTTCCTCTACCTGCTGCTGTCCCTGATGCTCTGCCATGCGCTCTTCACCACCGGCTCCTACCTGCTGAGCTCCCTGTGGCCCGTCATGGCCGCAGTGTGGCGCCACCTGCTGCCCGCCGTCCTCCTGCTGGTGCTCAgcgccctccccaccctgctcttctctgcctccttcctgctgctTTTCTCCACGCTGCTGAGCCTCATGGGCCTCCTCACCTCCATGTCTCACCCAGACTACACTCAGGACTTGGACCAATAG